From a region of the Kaistia sp. 32K genome:
- a CDS encoding TetR/AcrR family transcriptional regulator, translated as MTETKTRSDADRRQQIAQAASEVFIRYGLARTTMSDIAAAAGISRPTLYASFLQKRDVFGAVIDLIVSRKLAQLAEEIPREPDLASKLRRVCLSWALEGFDLVRANPDARDMFDISFEPVRRSHIVFGRMVSEVLADAGRAEPDLTGQMMVAAIRGFKELADDREILCNMIVRLCDAVAAS; from the coding sequence ATGACCGAAACCAAGACCCGATCCGATGCCGACCGGCGTCAGCAGATTGCACAGGCCGCGAGCGAGGTGTTCATCCGCTACGGCCTGGCGCGCACCACCATGAGCGACATCGCCGCCGCCGCCGGCATTTCGCGGCCGACGCTCTATGCGAGCTTCCTGCAGAAGCGGGACGTCTTCGGCGCGGTCATCGATCTCATCGTCTCGCGAAAGCTGGCGCAGCTCGCCGAGGAAATCCCGCGCGAGCCGGACCTGGCGTCAAAGCTCCGGCGTGTCTGCCTGTCCTGGGCGCTGGAAGGGTTCGATCTGGTCCGGGCCAACCCGGACGCCAGGGACATGTTCGACATCAGCTTCGAACCGGTGCGGCGCAGCCATATCGTGTTCGGGCGGATGGTCTCGGAAGTTCTCGCCGACGCGGGCAGGGCGGAGCCGGATCTGACGGGCCAGATGATGGTCGCCGCGATCCGCGGCTTCAAGGAGCTGGCGGACGATCGCGAGATCCTCTGCAACATGATCGTCCGGCTTTGCGATGCCGTCGCCGCCTCGTGA
- a CDS encoding SDR family NAD(P)-dependent oxidoreductase — MTTSKVWFITGASRGFGRIWVEAALARGDSVAAAVRKTAALDDLARQYPDTLQVLSLDVTDRDGVARAVAEAAARFGRLDVVLNNAGHGCMGAVEEVAAEDVRATFETNVFGSLWVIQAALPLLREQGFGHILQMSSVAGVVALPTAGIYEGAKFAVEGIVEALAGEVERFGIKVTLIEPAGYATSFLEGPTMKQAPEIAAYNVVREELAERLTADQLGDPRATVPAILKLVDSDKPPLRLILGDLLPLVKDIYADRIRTWESWEDVSKAALRL, encoded by the coding sequence ATGACGACTTCCAAGGTTTGGTTCATCACCGGCGCGAGCCGCGGCTTCGGGCGCATCTGGGTCGAGGCGGCGCTGGCGCGTGGCGACAGCGTCGCGGCCGCCGTGCGCAAGACCGCCGCCCTCGACGATCTGGCGCGGCAATATCCCGACACGCTGCAGGTCCTGTCGCTCGACGTCACCGACCGCGACGGCGTCGCCCGCGCCGTCGCCGAGGCTGCCGCGCGCTTCGGACGCCTCGACGTCGTCCTCAACAATGCCGGCCATGGCTGCATGGGCGCGGTAGAGGAAGTCGCCGCGGAAGACGTCCGCGCCACCTTCGAGACCAACGTCTTCGGCTCGCTCTGGGTGATCCAGGCGGCGCTGCCGCTGCTGCGCGAGCAGGGCTTCGGCCACATCCTGCAGATGTCGAGCGTGGCGGGCGTCGTCGCCCTGCCGACGGCCGGCATCTATGAGGGCGCGAAATTCGCGGTCGAGGGCATCGTCGAGGCGCTCGCCGGCGAGGTCGAGCGGTTCGGCATCAAGGTGACCCTGATCGAGCCGGCCGGATACGCCACCAGCTTCCTCGAGGGCCCGACGATGAAGCAGGCGCCCGAGATCGCCGCCTACAACGTCGTCCGCGAGGAACTCGCCGAGCGCCTCACCGCCGACCAGCTCGGCGATCCCCGCGCCACGGTGCCTGCGATCCTGAAGCTCGTCGATTCCGACAAGCCGCCGCTCCGGCTGATCCTCGGCGACCTGCTGCCGCTGGTCAAAGACATCTACGCCGACCGCATCCGCACCTGGGAGTCCTGGGAAGACGTCTCCAAGGCGGCGCTGCGCCTCTGA
- a CDS encoding SDR family NAD(P)-dependent oxidoreductase produces the protein MTQSAGRFTGQTIIVTGAGAGIGRATALRLAAEGARVLAADISAANLESLAQQAPAGSIVAVAGDLTEQAFIDTLAAAGDGRIDGVANIAGITDGWLPPAEMDDATWYKVFELNLTAPMRLARAVLPQMLARGKGNFAFVSSEASFRSSLSGVAYTSSKHGLNGLAKSIAFYYGTKGIRSNVVAPGGVKTGMDTRFRSDYAKEITAPILETAPPSVEPDIIVHSILWLLSDDSPNINGVILPCDGGWTTM, from the coding sequence ATGACGCAGTCCGCAGGCCGGTTCACGGGCCAGACGATCATCGTGACCGGAGCCGGCGCCGGCATCGGCCGCGCCACGGCGCTTCGCCTCGCCGCCGAGGGCGCGCGGGTCCTCGCCGCCGACATCTCGGCCGCCAACCTCGAGAGCCTGGCGCAGCAGGCGCCGGCCGGAAGCATCGTCGCCGTGGCCGGCGACCTGACCGAGCAGGCCTTCATCGACACCCTCGCCGCCGCGGGCGACGGCAGGATCGACGGCGTGGCGAACATCGCCGGCATCACCGACGGCTGGCTGCCGCCGGCGGAGATGGACGACGCCACCTGGTACAAGGTGTTCGAATTGAATCTGACGGCGCCGATGCGGCTCGCCCGCGCGGTGCTGCCGCAGATGCTCGCCCGCGGCAAAGGCAATTTCGCCTTCGTCTCGTCCGAGGCCTCCTTCCGCTCGTCGCTGTCGGGCGTCGCCTATACCAGCTCCAAGCACGGGCTGAACGGCCTCGCGAAATCGATCGCCTTCTACTACGGCACCAAGGGCATCCGCTCCAACGTGGTCGCGCCGGGCGGCGTCAAGACGGGCATGGATACGCGCTTCCGCTCGGACTATGCCAAGGAGATCACGGCCCCGATCCTTGAGACCGCGCCGCCGTCGGTGGAGCCTGACATCATCGTCCACTCCATCCTCTGGCTTCTCTCGGACGACTCGCCGAACATCAACGGCGTCATCCTGCCCTGCGACGGCGGCTGGACGACGATGTAG
- the lexA gene encoding transcriptional repressor LexA yields MLTRKQYELLLFINERLKEAGVPPSFDEMKDALDLRSKSGIHRLIKALEERGFIRRLPNRARALEVVRLPETMTPTLARPKKQAFSPSVIEGSLGRVRPVEEMPDLAQPVIIPVMGRIAAGVPISAIQTQSHSISVPPEMLRAGEHFALEVRGDSMIEAGILDGDTVLIRKSDNADSGDIVVALVDEEEATLKRLRRKGASIALEAANPAYETRIFGPDRVRIQGKLVGLLRTY; encoded by the coding sequence ATGCTCACTCGGAAGCAGTATGAACTTCTCCTGTTCATCAACGAGCGACTGAAGGAAGCAGGCGTCCCTCCCTCTTTCGACGAAATGAAGGACGCGCTCGACCTGCGCTCCAAGTCCGGCATCCATCGCCTGATCAAGGCGCTGGAGGAACGTGGCTTCATCCGCCGCCTGCCCAACCGGGCCCGCGCCCTCGAGGTCGTCCGCCTGCCCGAGACGATGACGCCGACGCTGGCGCGGCCGAAGAAGCAGGCCTTCTCGCCGAGCGTGATCGAAGGCAGCCTCGGCCGGGTCCGCCCGGTCGAAGAAATGCCGGATCTCGCGCAGCCCGTCATCATCCCGGTGATGGGCCGTATCGCCGCCGGCGTGCCGATCTCGGCCATCCAGACGCAGAGCCATTCGATCTCCGTTCCGCCGGAAATGCTGCGCGCCGGCGAGCATTTCGCCCTCGAAGTGCGCGGCGATTCGATGATCGAGGCCGGCATTCTCGACGGCGACACCGTGCTCATCCGCAAGAGCGACAATGCCGATTCCGGCGACATCGTCGTCGCGCTGGTCGACGAGGAAGAGGCGACGCTGAAGCGGCTCCGCCGCAAGGGCGCGTCGATCGCGCTCGAAGCCGCCAACCCGGCCTATGAGACGCGCATCTTCGGGCCCGACCGGGTCCGCATCCAGGGCAAGCTGGTCGGCCTGCTGCGCACCTACTGA
- a CDS encoding ComEC/Rec2 family competence protein: MAESDPHPIEGVRDPPAPDFARRWQAPADARFAARLADRLDLLRLGIGAWLEREIEAGRGFLWLPVAFGVGSLLYFALPSEPSAVALSLLALVLWGMAWAGRRRAGLVRLVLLLAMVATGATASKLRTDALATRVLERQVTGTVTGWVEARKARRGGYRLTILVAGLDARRITTIPQRVTVTVRGRDVPKVGEGISALARLRPASGPVLPGGYDFARDSFYRGVGATGFAYGKVKRVDLGPAPLSIRLRAPLEDIREAIRARIDASLTGESRYVATALIIGDAGGLSEKTEDELRLSGLAHILSVSGLHMALVSGAIYWTVRAGLALVPALALRRPIKKWAAIAALLLSGFYLLISGLDVAAQRSFVMTSIAFLAILADRRAISMRNVALAGLVVLAVTPESILSASFQMSFAATVALVAGFELMAERHRRRLATNASLPRGRAALLSRRLLLFGGGMVVTSLLGGLGTTPFALYHFQRMAPLSILANVAAMPLTDFLVMPAALIAVLLMPFGLEAPPLAIVGWGIDGMLVVAAKVSEWSGQSGGAAMPSATALLIFIAGFAWLALWRERWRLAGLAPMVLGAALALYPARPGLLVSADGRQIALRGEDGRYSIVARKQDRFVTDIWLRSDGDPRDAALPGVVQAGGCDASGCVGRLPDGGLVALALDRSAFEEDCRRAVLIVSPLAVPASCGLHTAVLDRHALNRAGSIALIQREGILSGPVEGLGNSAAPEDPAKAIAPNGLTAPDEAIASNAPIAPADGFLPADPRSSNTAAVSATAEAVILDTGTARPPARDDETESRAADAADVGDLAAAEASGTDAGAAAGALPPDRQRSVIALGRGDPEALASVVEGASRPGAAEPVPVLSAPAQTELSDVPEADPPERYARERLARERNAEARDAEQRYADQGDAKENALQDREVERSADDEDVLPPTVVEAPSQSELRPVQLADRFEVLTAYAPVRRPWMPRYEPGPDDQ, from the coding sequence ATGGCCGAAAGCGATCCGCACCCAATTGAAGGCGTCCGCGACCCGCCGGCGCCGGATTTCGCGCGCCGGTGGCAGGCGCCGGCGGACGCTCGCTTTGCCGCGCGCCTCGCCGACCGCCTCGACCTTCTCCGCCTCGGCATCGGCGCATGGCTGGAGCGCGAGATCGAGGCGGGGCGCGGCTTTCTCTGGCTTCCGGTCGCCTTCGGCGTCGGCTCGCTTCTCTATTTCGCGCTCCCCTCCGAGCCCTCGGCGGTGGCGCTCTCCCTGCTGGCGCTCGTCCTCTGGGGCATGGCCTGGGCCGGGCGCCGTCGGGCCGGCCTGGTGCGGCTCGTGCTCCTGCTCGCCATGGTGGCGACCGGGGCGACCGCGAGCAAGCTGCGCACCGATGCGCTCGCGACGCGGGTGCTGGAGCGGCAGGTGACCGGCACGGTCACCGGCTGGGTCGAGGCGCGCAAGGCCCGGCGCGGCGGCTACCGCCTGACGATCCTCGTCGCCGGCCTGGACGCGCGACGGATCACGACCATCCCGCAACGCGTCACCGTGACGGTTCGCGGCCGCGACGTGCCGAAGGTGGGCGAGGGGATCTCGGCGCTCGCCCGGCTCCGCCCCGCCTCCGGTCCGGTCCTGCCGGGCGGCTATGATTTCGCCCGCGATTCCTTTTATCGCGGCGTCGGGGCCACGGGCTTCGCCTATGGCAAGGTGAAGCGGGTCGATCTCGGCCCGGCGCCGCTGTCGATCCGGCTGCGCGCGCCGCTGGAGGACATCCGCGAGGCGATCCGCGCCCGCATCGACGCGTCGCTGACCGGCGAGAGCCGCTACGTCGCCACGGCGCTGATCATCGGCGATGCCGGCGGCCTGTCGGAGAAGACGGAGGACGAGCTGCGCCTGTCGGGGCTCGCCCACATCCTCTCCGTCTCCGGCCTGCACATGGCGCTCGTCTCCGGCGCCATCTATTGGACGGTCCGGGCCGGGCTCGCTCTGGTGCCGGCGCTGGCGCTCCGGCGGCCGATCAAGAAATGGGCCGCCATCGCGGCGCTGCTGCTCAGCGGCTTCTACCTGCTGATCTCCGGCCTCGATGTCGCGGCGCAGCGCTCCTTCGTCATGACCTCGATCGCCTTCCTCGCCATCCTGGCCGACCGGCGGGCGATCTCGATGCGCAATGTCGCGCTCGCCGGGCTGGTCGTGCTCGCCGTGACGCCGGAAAGCATTCTCTCGGCCAGCTTCCAGATGTCGTTCGCCGCCACCGTGGCGCTCGTCGCCGGCTTCGAGCTCATGGCCGAGCGGCATCGGCGGCGCCTGGCGACGAACGCGTCGCTGCCGCGAGGCCGCGCCGCGCTCCTCTCGCGACGGCTGCTGCTCTTCGGCGGCGGCATGGTGGTGACCTCGCTTCTCGGCGGGCTCGGGACGACGCCCTTCGCGCTCTATCACTTCCAGCGCATGGCGCCGCTCTCGATCCTCGCCAATGTCGCGGCGATGCCGCTGACCGATTTCCTCGTCATGCCGGCGGCGCTGATCGCCGTGCTCCTCATGCCGTTCGGGCTGGAGGCGCCGCCGCTCGCCATCGTCGGCTGGGGCATCGACGGCATGCTCGTCGTCGCCGCCAAGGTCAGCGAATGGTCCGGCCAATCGGGCGGCGCCGCCATGCCGAGCGCCACCGCGCTTCTCATCTTCATCGCCGGCTTCGCCTGGCTGGCGCTCTGGCGCGAGCGCTGGCGGCTCGCCGGGCTGGCGCCGATGGTCCTTGGCGCCGCCCTGGCGCTCTATCCGGCGCGGCCAGGCCTGCTCGTCAGCGCCGACGGCCGCCAGATCGCGCTGCGCGGCGAGGACGGCCGCTATTCGATCGTCGCCCGCAAGCAGGACCGCTTCGTCACCGACATCTGGCTGCGCTCGGACGGCGATCCGCGCGACGCGGCGCTTCCCGGCGTCGTGCAGGCCGGCGGATGCGACGCCTCCGGCTGCGTCGGCCGGCTGCCGGATGGCGGCCTCGTGGCGCTGGCGCTCGACCGCTCCGCGTTTGAGGAGGATTGCCGGCGCGCGGTGCTGATCGTCAGCCCGCTCGCAGTGCCGGCGAGCTGCGGCCTGCACACGGCCGTCCTCGACCGGCACGCGCTGAACCGCGCCGGCTCGATCGCCCTTATCCAGCGCGAGGGGATTCTCTCCGGCCCGGTGGAGGGGCTGGGCAACTCGGCCGCGCCGGAGGACCCGGCCAAGGCTATCGCTCCGAACGGCCTGACCGCCCCGGACGAGGCAATCGCGTCGAATGCTCCGATCGCCCCAGCTGACGGATTCCTTCCCGCCGATCCGCGCTCGTCCAATACGGCGGCGGTCTCCGCGACCGCCGAGGCGGTCATCCTGGACACCGGGACGGCCCGGCCGCCAGCTCGGGACGATGAAACGGAGAGCCGCGCCGCCGACGCGGCGGATGTCGGGGATCTTGCCGCCGCCGAGGCGTCTGGAACCGACGCCGGAGCCGCGGCGGGCGCGCTGCCTCCCGACCGGCAAAGGTCAGTCATTGCGTTGGGGCGCGGCGATCCCGAGGCTTTGGCGAGTGTAGTCGAGGGGGCTTCCCGGCCCGGAGCGGCGGAACCCGTCCCTGTCCTGTCCGCGCCGGCCCAAACCGAATTGTCCGATGTCCCCGAGGCCGATCCGCCGGAGCGCTATGCACGGGAGCGCTTGGCTCGAGAGCGCAATGCCGAAGCGCGCGATGCCGAGCAGCGCTATGCCGACCAGGGCGATGCCAAAGAGAACGCTCTCCAGGACCGCGAGGTCGAGCGCAGCGCTGACGATGAAGACGTGCTGCCCCCGACGGTCGTCGAAGCGCCGTCCCAATCCGAGCTGCGGCCGGTCCAGCTTGCTGACCGCTTCGAGGTCCTGACCGCCTATGCCCCGGTGCGCCGGCCGTGGATGCCGCGCTATGAGCCGGGGCCGGACGATCAGTAG
- the gltX gene encoding glutamate--tRNA ligase, giving the protein MTHRSSPSGENPCPLRLPAHLEPLMSKPVVTRFAPSPTGFLHIGGGRTALFNWLYAKHTGGKMLLRIEDTDRERSTDAAIDAILDGLKWLGLDWEGETVFQFARAPRHREVVEELLAAGKAYRCYCTPAELDAMREKARAEGRAPRYDGTWRDRDPSEAPAGVKPAIRIKTPLDGETVIEDQVQGRVVIPNKDLDDLVLLRSDGNPTYMLSVVVDDHDMGVTNVIRGDDHLTNAARQMVIYQAMGWEVPVMAHIPLIHGSDGAKLSKRHGALGVDAYRAMGYLPEAMRNYLVRLGWAHGDDEIMSLEQMIEWFDIVDVGRSASRFDFAKLENLNGHYMRATDDETLLKIFIDTLPYLPGGEGMAVQLTPEKTEQLRMALPGLKDRAKTLVELKDGANFLMVQRPLLLDEKASTILDDAARALLKDVHAVLETVAEWTVEATEEAVKAFAESRELKLGKIAQPLRAALTGRATSPGIFDVLIVLGREESLGRIADQAR; this is encoded by the coding sequence ATGACCCACCGCAGTTCGCCGAGTGGCGAGAATCCATGCCCCTTGCGGCTTCCCGCACATCTGGAACCCCTCATGTCCAAACCAGTTGTCACCCGTTTCGCCCCCTCTCCAACCGGCTTCCTCCACATCGGCGGCGGGCGCACGGCCCTGTTCAACTGGCTCTATGCGAAACACACGGGCGGCAAGATGCTGCTCCGCATCGAGGACACCGATCGCGAGCGCTCGACCGACGCGGCGATCGACGCGATCCTCGACGGCCTGAAGTGGCTCGGCCTCGACTGGGAGGGCGAGACGGTGTTCCAGTTCGCCCGCGCGCCGCGCCATCGCGAGGTGGTCGAGGAACTGCTGGCCGCCGGCAAGGCCTATCGCTGCTACTGCACGCCTGCCGAGCTCGACGCGATGCGCGAGAAGGCGCGCGCCGAGGGCCGCGCCCCGCGCTATGACGGCACCTGGCGCGACCGCGACCCGTCCGAGGCGCCGGCCGGCGTCAAGCCCGCCATCCGCATCAAGACGCCGCTCGACGGCGAGACCGTGATCGAGGATCAGGTCCAGGGCCGCGTCGTGATCCCGAACAAGGATCTCGACGATCTCGTGCTGCTGCGCTCCGACGGCAACCCGACCTACATGCTTTCCGTCGTCGTCGATGACCACGACATGGGCGTCACCAACGTCATCCGCGGCGACGACCACCTGACCAATGCCGCGCGCCAGATGGTGATCTACCAGGCGATGGGCTGGGAAGTGCCTGTCATGGCCCATATCCCGCTCATCCACGGCTCGGACGGCGCCAAGCTCTCGAAGCGCCATGGCGCCCTCGGCGTCGATGCCTATCGCGCCATGGGCTACCTCCCCGAGGCGATGCGCAACTATCTGGTCCGCTTGGGCTGGGCGCATGGCGACGACGAGATCATGTCGCTCGAGCAGATGATCGAGTGGTTCGACATCGTCGATGTCGGCCGCTCCGCCTCCCGCTTCGATTTCGCGAAGCTCGAGAATCTGAACGGCCACTACATGCGCGCGACGGACGACGAGACGCTGCTGAAGATCTTCATCGACACCCTGCCCTATCTGCCGGGTGGCGAAGGGATGGCCGTGCAGCTGACGCCGGAGAAGACCGAGCAGCTCCGCATGGCGCTTCCGGGCCTCAAGGACCGCGCCAAGACGCTGGTCGAGCTGAAGGACGGCGCCAATTTCCTGATGGTGCAGCGCCCACTGCTCCTCGACGAGAAGGCCTCGACCATTCTCGACGACGCGGCGCGCGCGCTCCTGAAGGACGTGCACGCGGTGCTGGAAACCGTTGCGGAATGGACCGTCGAGGCGACGGAAGAGGCGGTCAAGGCCTTTGCCGAGTCGCGCGAGCTGAAGCTCGGCAAGATCGCGCAACCCTTGCGTGCAGCGCTTACCGGCCGCGCCACTTCGCCGGGTATCTTCGACGTGCTGATCGTTCTCGGCCGCGAGGAGAGCCTCGGCCGCATCGCCGACCAGGCCCGATAA
- the gltA gene encoding citrate synthase, with translation MSETKATLTIGDDTWDFGVKQGTLGPDVIDIGALYAKTGRFTYDPGFTSTGACDSKITFIDGDKGVLLYRGYPIEQLAENGDFLETCYLLLYGELPTAAQKADFDQRVTYHTMVHEQMSRFFTGFRRDAHPMSVMVGVVGALSAFYHDSTDISDPHQRMVASLRLIAKMPTIAAMAYKYHVGQPFVYPLNSLDYASNFLRMCFAVPAEEYKVNPILARAMDRIFILHADHEQNASTSTVRLAGSSGANPFACIAAGIACLWGPAHGGANEAALNMLQEIGSVDRIPEYIARAKDKNDPFRLMGFGHRVYKNYDPRAKIMQKTCHEVLGELGITDDPILEVALELERIALHDEYFVEKKLYPNIDFYSGITLKALGFPTTMFTVLFALARTVGWIAQWKEMVEDPSQRIGRPRQLYTGAPARDYVPVSKRH, from the coding sequence ATGAGCGAAACCAAGGCGACACTTACGATCGGCGACGACACCTGGGATTTCGGCGTTAAGCAAGGCACGCTGGGGCCCGACGTCATCGACATCGGTGCGCTCTACGCCAAGACCGGTCGCTTCACCTATGACCCCGGCTTCACGTCCACCGGCGCCTGCGACAGCAAGATCACCTTCATCGACGGCGACAAGGGCGTCCTGCTCTATCGCGGCTATCCGATCGAGCAGCTCGCCGAGAACGGCGACTTCCTCGAGACCTGCTATCTCCTGCTCTACGGCGAGCTTCCGACCGCCGCCCAGAAGGCCGATTTCGATCAGCGCGTGACCTATCACACGATGGTCCACGAGCAGATGTCGCGCTTCTTCACCGGCTTCCGCCGCGACGCGCATCCGATGTCCGTCATGGTCGGCGTGGTCGGCGCGCTTTCCGCCTTCTACCACGACTCGACCGACATCTCGGATCCGCATCAGCGCATGGTGGCGTCGCTCCGCCTGATCGCCAAGATGCCGACGATCGCGGCGATGGCCTACAAATACCATGTCGGCCAGCCCTTCGTTTACCCGCTGAACTCGCTCGACTACGCGTCGAACTTCCTGCGCATGTGCTTCGCCGTGCCGGCGGAAGAGTACAAGGTGAACCCGATCCTCGCCCGCGCGATGGACCGCATCTTCATTCTGCATGCCGACCACGAGCAGAACGCCTCGACCTCGACGGTCCGCCTCGCCGGCTCGTCGGGCGCCAACCCGTTCGCCTGCATCGCGGCCGGCATCGCCTGCCTCTGGGGCCCGGCGCATGGCGGCGCCAACGAAGCGGCGCTCAACATGCTGCAGGAGATCGGCTCCGTCGATCGCATTCCGGAATACATCGCCCGCGCCAAGGACAAGAACGATCCGTTCCGCCTGATGGGCTTTGGCCACCGCGTCTACAAGAACTACGACCCGCGCGCCAAGATCATGCAGAAGACCTGCCATGAGGTGCTCGGCGAGCTCGGCATCACCGATGATCCGATCCTCGAAGTGGCGCTGGAGCTGGAGCGCATCGCGCTGCACGACGAGTATTTCGTCGAGAAGAAGCTCTACCCGAACATCGACTTCTACTCGGGCATCACGCTGAAGGCGCTCGGTTTCCCGACGACCATGTTCACCGTGCTGTTCGCGCTCGCCCGCACCGTCGGTTGGATCGCGCAGTGGAAGGAAATGGTCGAGGATCCGAGCCAGCGCATCGGCCGTCCGCGCCAGCTCTACACCGGCGCCCCGGCCCGCGACTACGTCCCGGTCTCGAAGCGCCACTGA
- the lpxB gene encoding lipid-A-disaccharide synthase, which translates to MSLPAVRPLDVFLIAGEESGDILGAGLMRSLDGQWSGALSFRGVGGHRMIDEGLRSLYPMDDLTAMGFGAVIAKLPTILKRMRQTVEAIVANPPDILVLVDAQDFNRRVAGRVRKRLPNLPIVKYVAPTVWAWRPGRARKMYGTIDHVLALLPFEPEVMRRLGGPATTYVGHPLLSEIPELQPSAADLAVRDGARPTVLVLPGSRRMELSRLSGPFGAALGLLSQRGQAFDLVLPTLPRLEAMVREATRDWPVQPVIVTGEEAKLAAFRRARVALAASGTVTLELALAGVPLVAGYRVSDWEAQLAKRFIVGRFATLPNIILEGPYVPELIQHDCTPEKLADALAPLIADGPARQAQLDGFARLDALMSTGGVRPSERAAATVLAVLAQARAAG; encoded by the coding sequence ATGAGCCTGCCCGCCGTTCGACCGCTCGACGTCTTCCTCATCGCGGGCGAGGAATCCGGCGACATCCTCGGCGCCGGGCTGATGCGCTCGCTGGACGGCCAATGGAGCGGCGCGCTGTCGTTTCGCGGCGTCGGCGGCCATCGCATGATCGACGAGGGCCTCCGCAGCCTCTATCCGATGGACGACCTGACGGCGATGGGTTTTGGCGCGGTGATCGCCAAGCTGCCGACGATCCTGAAGCGCATGCGGCAGACCGTGGAGGCGATCGTCGCCAATCCGCCCGACATTCTCGTGCTGGTCGACGCGCAGGATTTCAACCGCCGCGTGGCGGGCCGCGTGCGCAAGCGGCTGCCGAACCTGCCGATCGTGAAATATGTCGCGCCGACGGTCTGGGCCTGGCGGCCGGGCAGGGCGCGCAAGATGTACGGCACGATCGATCATGTGCTGGCGCTGCTGCCGTTCGAGCCGGAGGTGATGCGGCGTCTCGGCGGGCCTGCGACGACCTATGTCGGCCATCCACTCCTGAGCGAAATCCCGGAGCTGCAGCCGAGCGCGGCCGATCTCGCGGTTAGAGACGGCGCGCGGCCGACCGTTCTCGTCCTTCCCGGCAGCCGGCGCATGGAGCTCTCGCGCCTCTCCGGCCCGTTCGGCGCCGCGCTCGGGCTGCTGAGCCAGCGTGGGCAGGCATTCGACCTGGTGCTGCCGACCTTGCCACGCCTCGAGGCCATGGTGCGCGAGGCGACGCGCGACTGGCCGGTTCAGCCGGTGATCGTCACCGGCGAGGAAGCGAAGCTCGCCGCCTTCCGCCGGGCGCGAGTGGCGCTCGCGGCCTCCGGCACGGTGACGCTGGAGCTGGCGCTCGCCGGCGTGCCGCTCGTCGCCGGCTACCGGGTCTCCGATTGGGAGGCGCAACTTGCCAAACGCTTCATCGTCGGGCGTTTCGCCACGCTGCCGAACATCATTCTCGAAGGCCCCTATGTGCCGGAGCTGATCCAGCACGACTGCACGCCGGAGAAGCTCGCTGACGCGCTGGCGCCGCTGATCGCCGACGGCCCGGCGCGCCAGGCCCAGCTCGACGGCTTCGCCCGCCTCGACGCGCTGATGAGCACGGGCGGCGTCCGCCCCTCCGAACGCGCCGCGGCGACAGTGCTGGCGGTTCTGGCGCAAGCTCGCGCCGCCGGCTGA
- a CDS encoding LpxI family protein, with protein MTEAAVPSPSEPDLGTLGIICGGGAFPIVVAEAALKAGRKVFLLPIYGFAEAAAVERYPHEWIHIGAFGKLSGVLRRNGCRQVVFVGTVLRPRISRLRVDWGSLKLLPRVLGMFRGGDDHLLTSVGRIFEEHGFELVGAHQIAPDILVPPGVLGAHQPREEDIDAAHFGQEVVRALGPFDIGQGVVVGGRRILAVEAAEGTDLMLERCRDLRANGRIKLGHKSGVLVKAPKPGQDRRLDLPSIGPRTIELAAEAGLAGVAVEAGGVIAANIEDIVRIADETGLFIVGLDR; from the coding sequence GTGACGGAAGCGGCCGTCCCATCCCCGAGCGAGCCCGACTTGGGCACGCTCGGCATCATCTGTGGCGGCGGCGCCTTTCCGATCGTCGTCGCCGAGGCCGCTCTGAAGGCCGGCCGCAAGGTCTTCCTGCTGCCGATCTACGGCTTCGCGGAAGCCGCGGCCGTCGAGCGCTATCCGCATGAGTGGATCCATATCGGCGCCTTCGGCAAGCTGTCCGGCGTGTTGCGCCGCAATGGCTGCCGCCAGGTTGTCTTCGTCGGCACCGTGCTCAGGCCGCGCATTTCCAGGCTTCGCGTCGACTGGGGCTCGCTGAAGCTGCTGCCGCGCGTGCTCGGCATGTTCCGGGGTGGCGACGATCATCTCCTCACTTCCGTCGGCCGGATTTTCGAGGAGCACGGCTTCGAGCTGGTCGGCGCGCATCAGATCGCGCCTGACATCCTCGTGCCGCCCGGCGTGCTCGGCGCGCACCAGCCGCGGGAAGAAGACATCGATGCGGCGCATTTCGGCCAGGAGGTCGTGCGCGCGCTCGGGCCCTTCGATATCGGCCAGGGCGTCGTCGTCGGCGGAAGGCGGATTCTCGCCGTCGAGGCGGCCGAGGGCACGGATCTGATGCTCGAGCGCTGCCGCGATCTGCGCGCCAATGGCCGCATCAAGCTCGGTCACAAGTCCGGCGTGCTGGTGAAGGCGCCGAAGCCCGGACAGGACCGCAGGCTCGACCTGCCGTCGATCGGTCCCCGGACGATCGAGCTCGCCGCCGAGGCGGGGCTCGCCGGCGTCGCCGTCGAGGCCGGCGGGGTCATCGCCGCCAATATCGAGGATATCGTGCGCATCGCCGACGAGACGGGACTTTTCATCGTCGGGCTCGATCGATGA